A single Perca flavescens isolate YP-PL-M2 chromosome 2, PFLA_1.0, whole genome shotgun sequence DNA region contains:
- the fam83gb gene encoding protein FAM83G encodes MALSQIQCLDNHHVNWRVSEGKPEFFYSEDQRLALEALVTQGRDAFTQYIQERGVRDFLSEPELERIAHTAEDYRPGHDHHQKPETPGPGNLTPGSGEFWGDGEVSLQYWPDRSEASVAELDLGWPDAISYRGVTRVTVHTQPPTEGHTHIKEVVRKTIASAQRVIAVVMDVFTDVDIFRDLLDAAYKRKVPVYIIIDTAAVPCFLSMCGRADMHRGHLKNLRVRCCGGVEFFTRSAQKVRGALSQKFLLVDGDKAISGSYSFTWTSSRLDRNLITVISGQAVETFDLQFHELYLGSRGVSLNHVPMVDEPIPEPIPQVALAPVSAAVARKLINPKYALVAAGTHTSPTPSDQNSSNKNSQNPTQLKITKGRLKHVIEEPPLHPGLAHLEKVYLVKYLPTWPEPDPPSDVIGFINIRDEKRANQVHLQRSERFETSQAIRFSAPLTLVQPQTEEPASVRDANAAGAAENLSGNTTAEASTPVSPTNQQLEKQTAPNKDQTDATDSREPPQQPNTSLTQDTRKPNAPSPSNVTADSQPTDHAEQTPEIQTAAPPVPKRRTLQLVIDPAPSEQPGQPQVILMKMDQLESLDGFNKKGTREDPPPGRGRITSKANSRDSVSTGEGSQDSTKVMCDRAANDGPSSTSTASEEEFYECPQPGPSDPLTNGVTTGSGRGHRQGDGFNMMARLSQSMLDLRQPSQSDDSNALIRESQQLRRQGHASPHRHIGQLFQTSKSPGRDARQRGPKVIIAKPGSFHRPTRADVPVIGGHRYWQGQMLQPNSRVETRSGRSPRRHSPSYRKTDAAPQQPANPSGLLGVSFSKLSNFKHLRPRGGVPQKKGSQNSKADR; translated from the exons ATGGCGTTGTCTCAGATCCAGTGCCTGGACAACCACCACGTCAACTGGCGCGTGAGCGAGGGCAAACCCGAGTTTTTCTACAGTGAGGACCAGCGGCTGGCGCTCGAGGCTCTAGTCACCCAGGGCCGCGATGCATTCACGCAGTACATCCAGGAGAGGGGCGTCCGGGATTTCCTCTCGGAGCCGGAGCTGGAGCGGATTGCTCACACAGCGGAGGACTACCGGCCTGGGCACGACCATCATCAGAAGCCAGAGACCCCAGGGCCGGGGAACCTCACCCCGGGGTCCGGGGAGTTTTGGGGAGACGGTGAGGTGTCGCTCCAGTATTGGCCAGATCGCTCGGAAGCCTCAGTGGCGGAGCTGGACCTCGGCTGGCCCGATGCCATTTCATACCGGGGGGTCACGCGCGTGACCGTGCACACCCAACCTCCAACCGAAGGGCACACGCACATCAAGGAGGTGGTGCGCAAGACCATTGCATCAGCGCAGAGG gtGATAGCCGTGGTGATGGATGTGTTTACAGATGTGGATATCTTTCGAGACCTGCTGGATGCTGCCTACAAACGCAAAGTCCCTGTATACATAATCATTGACACGGCTGCAGTCCCCTGCTTTCTTTCCATGTGTGGCAGAGCTGATATGCACCGTGGACACCTAAAG AATCTGCGCGTACGCTGCTGTGGAGGTGTGGAGTTCTTCACACGGTCAGCACAGAAGGTGCGTGGAGCACTGAGCCAGAAGTTCCTCCTGGTTGACGGAGACAAAGCTATCTCTGGTTCATATAG CTTCACCTGGACCTCATCTCGTTTGGACCGTAACCTCATCACAGTGATCTCAGGACAGGCAGTGGAGACCTTCGACCTGCAGTTTCATGAGCTTTACCTCGGGTCCAGAGGTGTGTCTCTCAACCATGTCCCCATGGTAGATGAACCAATCCCTGAACCGATCCCTCAGGTGGCTCTTGCTCCGGTTTCAGCTGCTGTTGCTCGAAAGCTCATCAATCCCAAATATGCCCTTGTTGCCGCCGGAACCCACACAAGTCCGACTCCTTCCGACCAGAATTCAAGCAACAAGAACTCCCAGAATCCCACTCAGCTAAAGATTACCAAAGGACGTCTTAAGCATGTCATCGAAGAGCCACCCTTACATCCAGGATTAGCCCATCTGGAGAAAGTGTACCTGGTCAAGTACCTGCCCACCTGGCCAGAGCCGGACCCACCAAGCGACGTGATTGGCTTCATCAACATCAGGGATGAAAAGCGAGCTAATCAGGTTCACTTACAAAGGTCGGAGAGGTTTGAGACCAGCCAGGCTATACGCTTTAGCGCACCACTAACGCTAGTTCAACCACAGACTGAGGAACCGGCTTCAGTTCGGGATGCAAACGCTGCAGGAGCAGCAGAAAACCTCTCTGGGAATACAACAGCAGAGGCCTCTACTCCTGTGAGTCCAACCAACCAACAGCTCGAAAAGCAAACCGCTCCGAATAAAGACCAAACTGATGCAACAGATTCCAGGGAGCCTCCTCAGCAGCCCAACACATCTTTAACACAAGACACACGCAAACCGAATGCACCATCACCATCCAATGTTACTGCTGATTCCCAACCAACAGACCATGCTGAACAAACGCCAGAGATTCAAACTGCAGCACCTCCTGTTCCTAAACGCCGCACCCTGCAGCTAGTCATAGACCCCGCCCCCTCAGAGCAGCCTGGCCAACCACAGGTCATTTTGATGAAAATGGACCAGTTGGAAAGTCTGGATGGCTTCAACAAAAAGGGAACCCGGGAGGATCCGCCGCCAGGCCGTGGCCGCATAACATCAAAGGCTAACAGCAGGGACTCTGTCAGCACCGGCGAGGGCAGCCAAGACAGCACGAAGGTCATGTGCGACCGAGCAGCCAATGATGGTCCTTCAAGCACCTCCACGGCATCAGAAGAGGAGTTTTATGAATGTCCCCAGCCAGGGCCAAGTGACCCGTTGACCAACGGAGTGACGACCGGGTCAGGGCGTGGGCATCGCCAAGGGGACGGGTTCAACATGATGGCACGCCTCTCCCAGAGCATGCTGGATCTGCGGCAGCCCAGCCAGTCAGACGACAGCAATGCCCTCATCCGCGAATCACAGCAGCTCCGCAGACAAGGACACGCATCACCGCATAGGCACATAGGACAG tTGTTTCAGACCTCGAAATCTCCAGGTCGTGATGCCCGACAGAGAGGACCTAAAGTAATTATCGCCAAACCAGGAAGTTTTCACCGCCCCACCCGAGCAGATGTCCCTGTGATTGGAGGACACCGCTACTGGCAGGGTCAAATGCTGCAGCCTAATTCGCGTGTAGAGACACGATCCGGCCGGTCGCCACGACGCCACAGCCCGAGTTACAGGAAGACTGACGCCGCGCCACAGCAGCCAGCCAACCCATCAGGGTTACTGGGAGTATCTTTCTCAAAACTGAGCAATTTTAAACACTTAAGGCCACGAGGTGGAGTGCCGCAGAAGAAAGGGTCTCAAAATAGCAAGGCTGACCGGTAG